The following DNA comes from Syntrophorhabdaceae bacterium.
GCGCCCTTCTTTTTGAACAGCTTGAGCTACATTTATTGTACCAGAAAACCAACATTTGGTGTTGTATGGTTTTTTTGGGGGGGGGAGGTCTTCCCGGTCTTGAGAAGCGAACTTTACCCCGAGTGGTAAACAACACATGCTCAATATCATTGAGTCATTGGGCATTGACATTTATGTTGGCAGGAGGACTCCAGCCTGTCCCCATCTGCTTTGTGTTGATCTGGTATGTTACCCGGGACCTATGTCAAATATCGTTATCTCGGGGTTGCAATTGATCCTGAAGGGAAGCTTTCCATGAATGCCAATACCCTTGCTGACGTAGAGCGTGGTGCCCTTCACCGTGTACAGCCCCGCGTCATATTTCCGCCCGTATTTCGAATATGGCATCAGAAGGGCGCCGGTGTAGGGAAAGGTCCCCCTGCATTCCGGTTCCTCGAATGCCTTTAAAAAGGGGACCCTGATCAGGCCGCCATGGGTATGCCCCGACAGGTAAAGGTCTATTCTGGACGTCTCGGCCACCATATCGATCAGGTCCGGAGAATGGTAGAGAAAAACGTTATAATCCTTGCTGTCCGCACTCCTGAACATATCGTTCAGCACGACCCTGGAAACGTACTGCATGAGGTAGTTCATCCCGAAAATCTGCACTTTGTCGGAGCCAAACTCCAGCCTTATGCTGGAATCCCTGAGGGTCTTGACGGCAGTATCTCGAAACATCAGGTCCTCAAAGCCGTCGTCCCAGTTTCCAAAACAGGCATATATTCCCTGTTTTGCCTGCATGGCATTGATGAACTGTTTAAACCTTTTCAGATATATGTCGTGGGGAGGGTTGGTATAATCACCGGTCATGACAATAACGTCAGGGTTCAGTCTGTTCACCATCCCGGATATGCGGTATCGACTCAGA
Coding sequences within:
- a CDS encoding metallophosphoesterase, with the protein product MNRRDVLKRIGAAGVIAAFGVYGFKIEPNNIEQNYFSLKTTKLTRKVRIVHLSDTHFDNDLSRYRISGMVNRLNPDVIVMTGDYTNPPHDIYLKRFKQFINAMQAKQGIYACFGNWDDGFEDLMFRDTAVKTLRDSSIRLEFGSDKVQIFGMNYLMQYVSRVVLNDMFRSADSKDYNVFLYHSPDLIDMVAETSRIDLYLSGHTHGGLIRVPFLKAFEEPECRGTFPYTGALLMPYSKYGRKYDAGLYTVKGTTLYVSKGIGIHGKLPFRINCNPEITIFDIGPG